Proteins from a single region of Diaphorobacter limosus:
- the lpdA gene encoding dihydrolipoyl dehydrogenase, whose amino-acid sequence MAVIDIKVPNIGDFAEVGVIEVLVQPGDSVAVEQSLITVESDKASMEIPSSHAGVVKELKVKVGDKVAEGTVVLTLEAAAASPSPAGAGEGRGEGGVSKATPPAPSPQPSPASGRGGEQPAAASYAGNADLDCDVLVLGGGPGGYSAAFRAADLGLKVVLVERYATLGGVCLNVGCIPSKALLHVAAVMDEVSHLKAAGIDFGAPSVNVDTLRGHKEKVISKLTGGLGQMAKMRKVTIVRGYGHFVGSHHLEVEETTGSGQDKTGAKKVVQFKNAIIAAGSQAVRLPFMPNDPRVVDSTGALALAGVPKRMLILGGGIIGLEMGTVYSTLGARLDVVEMMDGLMQGADRDLVKVWQKMNAPRFDNIMVNTKTVAAEATPEGIKVTFAPAKDGVTVPEPQTYDLVLQAVGRSPNGKKIAADKAGVAVTDRGFIDVDIQMRTNVPHIFAIGDIVGQPMLAHKAVHEAHVAAEVIAGELQGNKELAAAAFNARVIPSVAYTDPEVAWVGLTEDQAKAQGIKVKKGLFPWAASGRAIANGRDEGFTKLLFDDSPEAHGHGKILGGGIVGTHAGDMIGEIALAIEMGADTVDIGKTIHPHPTLGESIGMAAEVAHGSCTDVPPARK is encoded by the coding sequence ATGGCAGTCATCGACATCAAGGTGCCCAATATTGGCGACTTCGCCGAGGTTGGCGTGATCGAAGTGCTGGTGCAACCCGGCGACAGCGTGGCCGTCGAGCAATCGCTCATCACCGTGGAGAGTGACAAAGCCTCCATGGAAATCCCCAGCAGCCATGCCGGGGTGGTGAAAGAGCTCAAGGTCAAGGTGGGCGACAAGGTGGCGGAAGGCACGGTGGTGCTGACGCTGGAGGCAGCCGCTGCTTCTCCCTCTCCCGCCGGGGCGGGAGAGGGCAGGGGTGAGGGTGGGGTCAGCAAGGCCACGCCGCCTGCACCCTCACCCCAACCCTCTCCCGCGAGCGGGAGAGGGGGCGAACAACCAGCGGCCGCCAGCTACGCCGGCAACGCCGACCTCGACTGCGACGTGCTCGTGCTGGGCGGCGGTCCCGGCGGCTATTCGGCGGCGTTCCGCGCCGCCGACCTGGGCCTGAAGGTGGTGCTGGTCGAGCGCTACGCCACGCTGGGCGGCGTGTGCCTGAACGTGGGTTGCATCCCATCCAAGGCCTTGCTGCATGTGGCTGCGGTGATGGATGAGGTCAGCCACCTGAAGGCCGCGGGCATCGACTTCGGCGCGCCCAGCGTCAACGTCGATACCCTGCGCGGCCACAAGGAAAAGGTGATCTCCAAGCTCACCGGCGGCCTGGGCCAGATGGCCAAGATGCGCAAGGTCACGATCGTGCGCGGCTATGGGCATTTCGTCGGCAGCCACCACCTGGAGGTGGAGGAAACGACAGGCAGCGGCCAGGACAAGACCGGCGCCAAGAAGGTCGTGCAGTTCAAGAACGCCATCATCGCCGCCGGCAGCCAGGCCGTGCGTCTGCCCTTCATGCCCAACGACCCGCGCGTGGTGGACAGCACCGGCGCGCTGGCGCTCGCTGGCGTGCCAAAACGCATGCTGATCCTGGGCGGCGGCATCATCGGCCTGGAGATGGGCACGGTGTACTCCACGCTGGGCGCGCGCCTGGACGTGGTCGAGATGATGGACGGCCTGATGCAGGGCGCCGACCGTGATCTGGTCAAGGTCTGGCAGAAGATGAACGCGCCGCGCTTCGACAACATCATGGTCAACACCAAGACCGTGGCGGCCGAGGCCACGCCGGAAGGCATCAAGGTCACGTTCGCTCCTGCCAAGGACGGCGTCACGGTGCCCGAGCCGCAGACCTACGACCTGGTGCTGCAGGCGGTGGGGCGCTCGCCCAACGGGAAGAAGATCGCCGCCGACAAGGCGGGGGTGGCGGTGACGGATCGCGGCTTCATCGACGTGGACATTCAGATGCGCACCAACGTGCCGCATATCTTTGCCATCGGCGACATCGTCGGCCAGCCCATGCTGGCGCACAAGGCGGTGCACGAGGCCCATGTGGCGGCCGAGGTCATCGCCGGCGAACTGCAGGGCAACAAGGAGCTGGCGGCAGCCGCCTTCAACGCCCGCGTCATCCCCAGCGTGGCCTACACCGACCCCGAGGTCGCCTGGGTCGGCCTGACCGAGGACCAGGCCAAGGCGCAGGGCATCAAGGTCAAGAAGGGCCTGTTCCCATGGGCGGCCTCCGGCCGGGCGATTGCCAACGGCCGCGACGAGGGCTTCACCAAGCTGCTGTTCGACGATTCACCCGAGGCCCACGGCCACGGCAAGATCCTGGGCGGCGGCATCGTCGGCACGCACGCCGGCGACATGATCGGCGAGATTGCCCTGGCCATCGAAATGGGCGCAGACACGGTGGACATCGGCAAGACCATCCATCCGCACCCCACGCTGGGCGAGAGCATAGGCATGGCGGCCGAGGTGGCGCATGGCAGCTGCACCGACGTGCCGCCGGCGCGCAAGTAG
- the aceF gene encoding dihydrolipoyllysine-residue acetyltransferase has translation MALIQIQVPDIGDFDEVGVIELLVKPGDTVALEQSLITVESDKASMEIPSSHAGVVKALTVKVGDKVKQGSVIVELEAADGGAAAAPAPAAAPTAAAPAPVAAPAAAPVAAAAAGPINVHVPDIGDFKDVAVIELLVQVGDAIKVEQSLFTVESDKASMEIPSPVAGTLKELKIKVGDKVNIGDLVAVIEGAAAGAAPAPASAAPSPAPVAAPASAPAPVAAAATAIAMPAHQPGSPTPGLPHASPSVRKFARELGVPLAELKGTGLKGRITAEDVQAFTRSVMAGAVQTQAQAARAPAGGGSGVGLDLLPWPKVDFAKFGPIERKELSRIKKISGANLLRNAIVIPAVTNHDDADITDLEAFRVSTNKENEKGGVKVTMLAFLIKACVAALKKFPEFNSSLDGDALIYKQYYHIGFAADTPNGLVVPVIKDADKKGVLQISQEMGDLAKKARDGKLGPADMSGATFTISSLGGIGGRYFTPIINAPEVAILGVCRSTMEPVWDGKAFHPRLMLPLSLTWDHRVIDGAAAARFNVYLGQILADFRRVLL, from the coding sequence ATGGCATTGATTCAAATCCAGGTACCCGATATCGGGGACTTTGACGAAGTCGGCGTGATCGAATTGCTGGTCAAGCCCGGCGATACGGTGGCGCTGGAGCAGTCGCTGATCACGGTCGAGTCGGACAAGGCATCGATGGAGATTCCGTCGAGCCACGCCGGCGTGGTCAAGGCGCTGACCGTGAAGGTGGGCGACAAGGTCAAGCAGGGCAGCGTGATCGTTGAGCTGGAGGCCGCCGATGGCGGTGCCGCCGCTGCTCCCGCGCCCGCAGCGGCGCCCACTGCCGCCGCGCCGGCCCCGGTGGCTGCCCCCGCTGCGGCCCCCGTTGCAGCAGCAGCTGCTGGCCCCATCAACGTGCATGTACCCGACATCGGCGACTTCAAGGACGTGGCCGTGATCGAGCTGCTGGTCCAGGTGGGTGATGCCATCAAGGTCGAGCAGTCGCTGTTCACCGTCGAGTCCGACAAGGCGTCGATGGAGATTCCCTCGCCCGTGGCCGGCACGCTCAAGGAGCTGAAGATCAAGGTGGGCGACAAGGTCAACATCGGTGACCTGGTGGCCGTCATCGAAGGCGCCGCGGCCGGCGCTGCGCCAGCACCAGCCAGCGCAGCTCCAAGCCCGGCACCGGTTGCAGCACCTGCATCCGCGCCGGCACCTGTGGCCGCTGCCGCCACCGCTATTGCCATGCCCGCGCACCAGCCCGGCAGCCCCACGCCGGGCCTGCCCCACGCATCGCCGTCGGTGCGCAAGTTCGCCCGCGAACTCGGCGTGCCGCTGGCCGAGCTCAAGGGCACGGGCCTCAAGGGCCGCATCACGGCCGAGGATGTGCAAGCCTTCACCCGCTCCGTCATGGCAGGCGCCGTGCAAACCCAGGCCCAGGCCGCCAGGGCCCCGGCCGGAGGTGGCTCGGGTGTGGGTCTGGATCTGCTGCCCTGGCCCAAGGTGGACTTCGCCAAGTTCGGCCCCATCGAGCGCAAGGAGCTGTCCCGCATCAAGAAGATCAGCGGCGCCAACCTGCTGCGCAATGCCATCGTGATTCCGGCCGTCACCAACCATGACGATGCCGACATCACCGACCTGGAAGCCTTCCGCGTCTCCACCAACAAGGAGAACGAGAAGGGCGGCGTCAAGGTCACCATGCTCGCCTTCCTGATCAAGGCCTGCGTCGCGGCGCTGAAAAAATTCCCCGAGTTCAACAGCAGCCTGGACGGCGATGCGCTGATCTACAAGCAGTACTACCACATCGGTTTTGCCGCCGATACGCCCAATGGCCTGGTCGTGCCCGTGATCAAGGACGCCGACAAGAAGGGCGTGCTGCAGATCAGCCAGGAAATGGGGGATCTCGCCAAGAAGGCCAGGGATGGCAAGCTGGGCCCGGCCGACATGAGCGGCGCCACCTTCACCATCTCCAGTCTGGGCGGCATTGGCGGGCGTTATTTCACGCCCATCATCAACGCGCCCGAGGTGGCCATCCTGGGCGTGTGCCGCTCGACCATGGAGCCGGTGTGGGACGGCAAGGCCTTCCATCCGCGCCTGATGCTGCCGCTGTCGCTCACCTGGGATCACCGCGTGATCGATGGTGCCGCAGCCGCGCGCTTCAACGTCTACCTGGGCCAGATCCTGGCGGACTTCCGCCGCGTGCTGCTCTGA
- the aceE gene encoding pyruvate dehydrogenase (acetyl-transferring), homodimeric type translates to MSDPTKAKTAADIDQEETREWLEALSAVIEKEGPERAHFLLEQLLEHGRQSSIDLPFSANTGYVNTIEPEQEARCPGNIAIEKRLRAYMRWNAMAMVVRANRLHPADGGDLGGHIGSFASLASMWGAGFNHFWHAESETHGGDCIYFQGHSAPGIYARAFLEGRISEDQLENFRQEVDGKGLSSYPHPKLMPGFWQFPTVSMGLGPMMAIYQARFLKYLHARGIADTAKRRVWVFLGDGEMDEPESKGAISLAARENLDNLIFVINCNLQRLDGPVRGNGKIVQELEGDFRGAGWHVIKLLWGKGWDELLRRDKSGKLKQVMMETLDGDYQTYRAMDGAYIRKHFFGKYPETLKLVEHLTDDEIWELRRGGHEPEKVYAAFHAANEHHGEPTVLLVKTVKGYGMGKAGEAKNTVHQTKKLDDEDIKYIRDRFNIPIPDSELEKLPYYKPADDTPEMQYLHERRKALGGYLPKRREQADEHFTVPALDTFKAVIEPTAEGREISTTQAYVRFLTQLLRDKALGPRVVPILVDEARTFGMEGLFRQIGIYNPLGQLYTPVDRDQVMYYKEDKAGQILQEGINEAGGICSWIAAATSYSTNNRIMIPFFVYYSMFGFQRFGDFAWAAGDMQARGFILGGTSGRTTLNGEGLQHEDGHSHILAGTIPNCISYDPTFAHEVGVILHAGLKRMVEKQENVYYYITLLNENYAMPGLTAGTEEQILKGMYLCKQGAEGALRVQLLGSGSILRESIEAQKILAADWGVQSDVWSCTSFNELTREGQDAERHNLLHPTATPRVPFVTQQLTGHAGPVVASTDYMKNYAEQIRAFIPAGRSYKVLGTDGFGRSDFRSKLREHFEVNRHFITVAALKALADDGKLPLAKVAEAIARYGIKTDKINPLHA, encoded by the coding sequence ATGTCCGATCCGACCAAAGCCAAGACTGCTGCCGATATAGACCAAGAGGAAACCCGCGAATGGCTGGAGGCGCTGTCCGCGGTCATTGAGAAAGAGGGCCCGGAGCGGGCGCACTTTCTGCTGGAGCAGCTGCTCGAACATGGTCGGCAAAGCAGCATCGACCTGCCGTTCTCGGCCAACACCGGCTATGTGAACACCATCGAGCCCGAGCAGGAGGCGCGCTGTCCCGGCAACATCGCCATCGAAAAACGCCTGCGCGCCTATATGCGCTGGAACGCCATGGCCATGGTGGTGCGTGCCAACCGCCTGCACCCGGCCGATGGTGGCGACCTGGGCGGGCACATCGGCTCGTTTGCCTCGCTGGCTTCCATGTGGGGCGCGGGCTTCAACCATTTCTGGCATGCCGAGAGCGAAACCCACGGCGGCGACTGCATTTACTTTCAGGGCCATAGCGCGCCCGGCATCTATGCCCGCGCCTTTCTGGAGGGCCGTATCAGCGAAGACCAGCTGGAGAACTTCCGCCAGGAAGTGGACGGTAAAGGCCTGTCAAGCTACCCCCACCCCAAGCTGATGCCGGGCTTCTGGCAGTTCCCCACCGTGTCCATGGGCCTGGGCCCGATGATGGCCATCTACCAGGCACGCTTTTTGAAATACCTGCACGCCCGCGGCATTGCCGACACGGCCAAGCGCCGCGTCTGGGTGTTCCTGGGTGACGGCGAGATGGACGAGCCCGAGAGCAAGGGCGCGATCAGCCTGGCGGCGCGCGAGAACCTGGACAACCTGATCTTCGTCATCAACTGCAACCTGCAGCGCCTCGATGGCCCGGTGCGCGGCAATGGAAAGATCGTGCAGGAGCTCGAAGGCGACTTCCGCGGCGCCGGCTGGCATGTCATCAAGCTCTTGTGGGGCAAGGGCTGGGACGAGCTGCTGCGCCGCGACAAGAGCGGCAAGTTGAAGCAGGTGATGATGGAGACGCTGGACGGCGACTACCAGACCTACCGCGCCATGGACGGCGCCTACATCCGCAAGCATTTCTTCGGCAAGTACCCCGAGACGCTGAAGCTGGTCGAACACCTGACCGATGACGAGATCTGGGAGCTGCGCCGCGGTGGCCACGAGCCCGAGAAGGTCTACGCCGCCTTCCATGCGGCCAATGAGCACCATGGCGAACCCACGGTGCTGCTGGTGAAGACCGTCAAGGGTTACGGCATGGGCAAGGCCGGTGAGGCCAAGAACACCGTGCACCAGACCAAGAAGCTCGACGACGAGGACATCAAGTACATCCGCGACCGCTTCAACATTCCGATCCCGGACAGCGAGCTGGAAAAGCTGCCCTATTACAAGCCGGCCGACGACACGCCCGAGATGCAGTACCTGCACGAGCGCCGCAAGGCCCTGGGCGGTTACCTGCCCAAGCGCCGCGAGCAGGCCGACGAGCATTTCACCGTGCCCGCGCTGGATACCTTCAAGGCCGTCATTGAGCCCACGGCCGAGGGCCGCGAGATCAGCACCACCCAGGCCTATGTGCGCTTCTTGACGCAACTGCTGCGCGACAAGGCACTGGGCCCGCGCGTCGTGCCCATCCTGGTCGATGAGGCGCGCACCTTCGGCATGGAGGGGCTGTTCCGCCAGATCGGCATCTACAACCCTCTGGGCCAGCTCTACACCCCGGTCGACCGCGACCAGGTGATGTATTACAAGGAAGACAAGGCCGGGCAGATCCTGCAAGAGGGCATCAACGAGGCGGGCGGCATCTGCTCGTGGATTGCGGCGGCGACGTCGTACTCGACGAACAACCGCATCATGATTCCGTTCTTCGTCTACTACTCGATGTTCGGCTTCCAGCGCTTTGGCGACTTCGCCTGGGCTGCCGGCGACATGCAGGCGCGCGGCTTCATCCTGGGCGGCACGTCCGGGCGCACCACGCTCAATGGCGAGGGCCTGCAGCACGAGGACGGCCACAGCCATATCCTGGCGGGCACCATTCCCAACTGCATCAGCTACGACCCGACGTTTGCGCATGAGGTCGGCGTGATCCTGCACGCAGGCCTGAAGCGCATGGTGGAAAAGCAGGAGAACGTGTACTACTACATCACCCTGCTGAACGAAAACTACGCCATGCCGGGCCTCACCGCCGGCACAGAGGAGCAAATCCTCAAGGGCATGTATTTGTGCAAGCAGGGCGCCGAAGGTGCGTTGCGCGTGCAGCTGCTGGGTTCGGGCTCCATCCTGCGCGAATCCATCGAGGCGCAGAAGATCCTGGCCGCCGACTGGGGCGTGCAGTCCGACGTCTGGAGCTGCACCAGCTTCAATGAGCTCACCCGTGAGGGCCAGGACGCCGAGCGCCACAACCTGCTGCACCCCACGGCCACGCCGCGCGTGCCCTTCGTCACGCAACAGCTCACCGGTCACGCCGGCCCGGTGGTGGCTTCGACCGACTACATGAAGAACTACGCCGAGCAGATCCGCGCCTTCATCCCGGCCGGGCGCAGCTACAAGGTGCTGGGTACCGACGGCTTTGGCCGCAGCGACTTCCGCAGCAAACTGCGTGAGCATTTCGAGGTCAACCGCCACTTCATCACCGTGGCCGCCCTGAAGGCGCTGGCCGACGATGGCAAGCTGCCGCTGGCCAAGGTGGCCGAGGCGATTGCCAGGTACGGCATCAAGACCGACAAGATCAACCCCCTGCACGCCTGA
- a CDS encoding PAS domain S-box protein, producing the protein MATPCPSPSSPVSAIKTPARWWRAWWRSLSPMRQDRFATLAPLAAVLMFLAAIVASFWYLRSEEIAREKEALKRDVEYAQQRVRLRLLERQEQIMRIARDLSNEELERADFVSRAEALISQYPELQSITWIDERRRIRASQAAPTVTSSQLRVTGEVLKTGEAADLFKQARQLRQPVYSLPTAGAGDTAPLLQLQVPLSPHDQFGGVVLAEYSIDSLLRYGTPTEVLARYAVTLLDGRGQVLAGTPLAPRHNALLPWTTKANAYAIPVSPVGNGLVLRAQAYRTSLGVVGSGLFWLVGSLSVMTSWLLIATWRHTRRRMRAQEALIVETNFRRAMENSILTGMRALDLQGRITYVNSAFCQMTGWTEAELVGQTPPYSYWPEGEYDKLHANLRDELSGKTVPGGFQVRVRRKSGTLFDARLYVSPLIDARGQQTGWMTSMTDITEPNRVREQLTASHERFTIVLEALDASVSVAPLGSQELLFANRLYRQWFGSQTGGHLEMVAQAGVPLSPSAPSGDDVGAEDDLLGLPVDPLARARAENAEIYRSDLGKWLEVRSRYLNWVDGRLAQMVIATDITPRRVAEEQAARQAERAQSVSRLITMGEMASSVAHELNQPLTAINNYCSGMVSRIQNGTLSEEALLTALQKTAHQAQRAGQIIQRIRAFVKKSEPNRTLANVHDMVGEALELAEIELRRHNVRLTHHVAARLPPVMADSILIEQVLINLMKNGAEAIAQAQRPPALRSVELRVVPRQVDGAEVIEFSVQDTGRGLAPEVLAHLFEAFFSTKSEGMGIGLNLCRSIVESHQGRMAAENLYNATEVTGCRFSFWLPLANTGDSAITSAATTYPRTTA; encoded by the coding sequence ATGGCCACCCCCTGCCCCTCGCCCAGCTCACCCGTGTCTGCGATAAAAACGCCGGCGCGCTGGTGGCGCGCATGGTGGCGCAGCCTGTCGCCGATGCGCCAGGATCGCTTTGCCACGCTGGCCCCGCTGGCGGCGGTGCTGATGTTCCTGGCGGCGATCGTGGCTTCTTTCTGGTATTTGCGCTCCGAAGAGATCGCCCGTGAAAAGGAGGCCCTCAAACGCGACGTGGAATACGCCCAGCAGCGCGTACGACTGCGCCTGCTGGAGCGCCAGGAGCAGATCATGCGCATCGCGCGCGATCTGTCCAACGAAGAACTGGAACGCGCCGACTTCGTGAGCCGCGCCGAGGCCCTGATCAGCCAGTACCCCGAGCTGCAGTCCATCACCTGGATCGACGAGCGCCGCCGTATCCGTGCCAGCCAGGCCGCCCCCACCGTGACCAGCAGCCAGTTGCGCGTGACCGGCGAGGTGCTGAAGACGGGCGAGGCAGCTGATTTGTTCAAGCAGGCGCGCCAGTTGCGGCAACCCGTGTATTCACTGCCAACGGCAGGAGCAGGCGACACCGCCCCACTGCTGCAATTGCAGGTGCCGCTATCGCCGCATGACCAGTTTGGCGGCGTGGTGCTGGCCGAGTACTCCATCGACAGCCTGCTGCGCTACGGCACGCCCACGGAGGTTCTGGCGCGCTACGCCGTGACCCTGCTCGACGGCCGTGGCCAGGTTCTGGCCGGAACGCCTCTGGCGCCCAGGCACAACGCCCTGCTGCCCTGGACGACCAAGGCCAACGCCTATGCCATCCCCGTCTCGCCGGTAGGCAATGGCCTGGTACTGCGCGCCCAGGCCTACCGCACCTCGCTGGGCGTGGTGGGCAGTGGCCTGTTCTGGCTGGTGGGCAGCTTGAGCGTCATGACGTCATGGCTGTTGATCGCCACCTGGCGCCACACGCGCCGGCGCATGCGCGCGCAAGAGGCCTTGATCGTCGAGACCAATTTCCGCCGGGCAATGGAAAACTCCATCCTGACCGGCATGCGCGCCCTGGATCTGCAAGGGCGCATCACCTACGTGAACTCCGCCTTCTGCCAGATGACGGGCTGGACCGAGGCCGAGCTGGTGGGCCAGACACCGCCCTACAGCTACTGGCCCGAGGGCGAATACGACAAGCTGCACGCCAACCTGCGCGACGAGCTCTCGGGCAAGACCGTGCCCGGCGGCTTTCAGGTGCGCGTGCGACGCAAGAGCGGAACCCTGTTCGATGCGCGCCTGTACGTCTCACCGCTGATTGACGCGCGCGGCCAGCAGACCGGCTGGATGACATCGATGACGGACATCACCGAGCCCAACCGCGTGCGCGAGCAGCTCACCGCCTCACACGAGCGCTTCACCATCGTGCTGGAGGCGCTGGATGCATCGGTGTCGGTCGCCCCGCTGGGCAGCCAGGAGCTGCTGTTTGCCAACCGCCTGTACCGCCAGTGGTTTGGCTCGCAGACCGGAGGGCACCTGGAGATGGTGGCGCAGGCGGGTGTTCCGCTCTCTCCGTCTGCGCCAAGTGGTGACGACGTGGGGGCAGAGGACGACCTGTTGGGCCTGCCGGTGGATCCGCTGGCCAGGGCCCGCGCGGAAAACGCCGAGATCTACCGCAGCGACCTGGGCAAATGGCTGGAAGTGCGCTCGCGCTACCTGAACTGGGTCGATGGCCGGCTGGCGCAGATGGTCATCGCCACCGACATCACCCCGCGGCGCGTGGCCGAGGAACAGGCTGCACGCCAGGCCGAGCGCGCCCAGTCGGTCAGCCGGCTGATCACCATGGGCGAGATGGCATCGAGCGTGGCGCACGAGCTCAATCAGCCGCTCACCGCGATAAACAACTACTGCAGTGGCATGGTCTCGCGCATCCAGAACGGCACCCTCAGCGAGGAGGCTCTGCTGACCGCGCTGCAAAAGACCGCGCACCAGGCCCAGCGCGCCGGCCAGATCATCCAGCGCATTCGCGCCTTCGTGAAGAAAAGCGAGCCCAATCGCACGCTGGCCAACGTGCACGACATGGTGGGCGAAGCGTTGGAGTTGGCCGAAATAGAGCTGCGCCGCCACAACGTGCGCCTGACACACCATGTCGCGGCCCGCCTGCCACCGGTCATGGCGGACTCCATATTGATTGAACAGGTGCTCATCAACCTGATGAAGAATGGCGCCGAGGCCATCGCCCAGGCGCAGCGCCCGCCGGCGCTACGCAGCGTGGAGCTGCGCGTGGTACCACGCCAGGTGGATGGCGCCGAGGTCATCGAATTCTCGGTACAGGACACCGGCAGGGGCCTGGCGCCGGAAGTGCTGGCGCATTTGTTCGAGGCCTTTTTCTCCACCAAGAGCGAGGGTATGGGGATAGGCTTAAATTTGTGCCGCAGCATTGTCGAATCGCACCAGGGAAGGATGGCCGCGGAGAACCTCTACAATGCAACAGAGGTTACCGGTTGTCGGTTTTCTTTCTGGTTACCACTCGCCAATACGGGCGATAGTGCTATTACTTCAGCAGCAACGACATATCCAAGGACTACTGCATGA
- a CDS encoding response regulator transcription factor yields MSLIPKKGTVYVVDDDEAVRDSLQWLLEGKDYRVRCFDSAESFLTRYDPREVACLIVDIRMGGMTGLELQDRLLERKSPLPIVFITGHGDVPMAVNTMKKGALDFIQKPFDEQELLGLVERMLDHAREAFTDHQQAASRDALLSKLTGREAQVLERIVAGRLNKQIADDLGISIKTVEAHRANIMEKLNANTVADLLKIALGQTTAKA; encoded by the coding sequence ATGAGCTTGATTCCGAAAAAAGGTACCGTCTATGTCGTCGATGACGATGAAGCCGTCCGCGATTCACTTCAGTGGCTGCTGGAGGGCAAGGATTACCGCGTTCGGTGCTTCGATTCGGCAGAGTCTTTCCTGACCCGCTACGACCCGCGTGAAGTGGCCTGCCTGATCGTGGACATCCGCATGGGCGGCATGACCGGGCTGGAGCTGCAAGATAGGCTGCTGGAACGCAAGTCGCCCCTGCCCATCGTCTTTATCACCGGCCATGGCGACGTGCCCATGGCCGTCAACACCATGAAGAAGGGCGCCCTGGATTTCATCCAGAAGCCGTTTGACGAGCAGGAGTTGCTGGGCCTGGTGGAGCGCATGCTCGATCATGCCCGCGAGGCCTTCACCGACCACCAGCAGGCCGCCAGCCGCGATGCGCTTCTGTCCAAGCTCACCGGCCGCGAGGCCCAGGTGCTCGAGCGCATCGTCGCCGGCCGCTTGAACAAGCAGATCGCCGACGATCTGGGCATCAGCATCAAGACCGTCGAGGCGCACCGCGCCAACATCATGGAAAAGCTCAACGCCAACACCGTGGCCGACCTGCTGAAAATTGCCCTGGGGCAGACCACCGCCAAGGCTTGA
- the folD gene encoding bifunctional methylenetetrahydrofolate dehydrogenase/methenyltetrahydrofolate cyclohydrolase FolD, protein MTAQLIDGNALSRQLRAQVAQRTQALKARGITPGLAVVLVGDNPASQVYVRNKVKACEDVGFHSVLEKYDATLTEEQLLARVAALNNDPAIQGILVQLPLPKHIDDHKVIEAISPLKDVDGFHVASAGALMVGEVGFKACTPYGCMKMLESIGMQDLRGKHAVVIGRSNIVGKPMAMMLLAANATVTVCHSGTADLAAMTRQADIVVAAVGKRNVLTADMVKPGAVVIDVGMNRNDAGKLCGDVDFDGVKQVAGWITPVPGGVGPMTITMLLVNTLEAAERL, encoded by the coding sequence ATGACCGCCCAACTGATAGACGGCAACGCCCTCTCGCGCCAACTGCGCGCGCAAGTCGCCCAGCGCACGCAAGCCCTGAAGGCGCGTGGCATCACACCAGGCCTGGCCGTGGTGCTGGTGGGCGACAACCCGGCATCCCAAGTCTATGTGCGCAACAAGGTCAAGGCCTGCGAAGACGTGGGCTTTCACTCGGTACTCGAAAAGTACGACGCCACGCTGACCGAAGAACAGCTCCTGGCGCGCGTGGCGGCGCTGAACAACGACCCCGCCATCCAGGGCATCCTGGTGCAGCTGCCGCTGCCCAAGCATATTGACGACCACAAGGTCATCGAGGCCATCTCGCCCCTGAAGGATGTGGACGGCTTTCACGTCGCCAGCGCCGGCGCGCTGATGGTGGGCGAGGTCGGCTTCAAGGCCTGCACGCCCTACGGCTGCATGAAGATGCTTGAATCGATCGGCATGCAAGACCTGCGTGGCAAGCATGCCGTGGTGATTGGCCGCAGCAACATAGTCGGCAAGCCCATGGCCATGATGCTGCTGGCCGCCAACGCCACCGTCACCGTCTGCCACAGCGGCACGGCAGATCTTGCCGCCATGACGCGCCAGGCCGACATCGTGGTCGCCGCCGTGGGCAAGCGCAATGTGCTCACGGCCGACATGGTCAAGCCCGGCGCCGTGGTCATCGACGTGGGCATGAACCGCAACGACGCGGGCAAACTCTGCGGCGACGTGGATTTTGACGGCGTCAAGCAGGTCGCGGGCTGGATCACCCCCGTTCCCGGCGGCGTCGGCCCCATGACCATCACCATGTTGCTGGTCAACACCCTTGAAGCGGCCGAGCGCCTGTAG